The Halorhabdus sp. BNX81 genome includes a region encoding these proteins:
- a CDS encoding DUF2797 domain-containing protein has product MQIVGYRPRVEEPAALLVSRDADVQRIWLEPGVELTYTLANRHCAGTVDDGTHIACDNATAPYCSSHTDRWPCARCQGECTLPVASCREEHAIYLAAFAPDAFKVGVTRSWRLETRLREQGADRAAHIRTVENGRTARRIERDIATAVGDSVRVDRKRRGLHRTVDSDAWERLLADFEVIERFAFEHGLELTERPVAETLATGTVRGTKGRLLVIEYGGSTYGVDMRDLVGFELHDGKTDRNLQASLGSFS; this is encoded by the coding sequence GTGCAGATTGTGGGCTATCGACCGCGTGTCGAGGAACCAGCCGCGCTCCTGGTGAGTCGCGACGCCGATGTCCAACGCATCTGGCTCGAACCTGGCGTCGAACTCACGTACACCCTGGCGAACCGCCACTGTGCAGGGACGGTCGACGACGGGACGCACATCGCCTGTGATAATGCAACGGCCCCGTACTGTTCGAGCCATACCGACCGCTGGCCGTGTGCTCGGTGTCAGGGGGAGTGCACGCTACCAGTAGCATCCTGTCGTGAGGAACACGCCATCTATCTCGCGGCGTTCGCGCCGGACGCGTTCAAGGTCGGCGTCACCCGCTCGTGGCGACTCGAAACCCGTCTCCGCGAGCAGGGGGCCGATCGTGCGGCACACATACGAACCGTCGAAAACGGTCGAACCGCCCGCCGGATCGAACGCGATATCGCGACCGCTGTCGGCGACAGCGTCCGGGTCGACCGCAAGCGGCGGGGACTTCATCGGACCGTCGATAGTGACGCCTGGGAGCGACTACTCGCGGACTTCGAAGTCATCGAGCGCTTTGCCTTCGAGCACGGGCTGGAGCTGACGGAGCGACCGGTCGCGGAGACGTTGGCAACGGGGACGGTTCGCGGGACCAAAGGGCGGTTGCTGGTCATCGAATACGGCGGGAGTACCTATGGAGTGGATATGCGGGACCTAGTCGGATTCGAACTGCACGACGGCAAGACCGATCGAAATCTGCAGGCAAGCCTCGGCTCGTTCTCGTGA
- a CDS encoding outer membrane lipoprotein carrier protein LolA, which yields MGFAILLIGSSVAVGVWVSADSQAPNFAGSVSERYDSLDGFSAEKRTVIHRENRTFRSLDHVSRRPGTGQFRIEDITDNLTAREIQVSDGNTLWIYTHGESEAKRIDGVNTSRSLPSRLDRLFSVVERGASADGTTHDIEPLPFVPEGSDRTDGTAGSMAVSYEGVETVDGRPTYVLSLHSNATTAGVVEDFEQRLWIDKEWYVPLKRTTEYVRDGDAVSITVSYRNVTFNPGLPADTFQFDPPSNVTVVDADSTRQEQFVDIAGLRAVASFSVPDPDVPETFRLVEATQTVTDRVRSIGLKYANETAVLSVSKSNLTGYVPNTDGQAVPVGDYDATLRNLGTELRVSWTTPNARYSVAGSGVSKSVLVEFARSVARADS from the coding sequence GTGGGGTTCGCCATCTTGCTGATCGGTAGTAGCGTCGCGGTCGGGGTCTGGGTCAGTGCTGACTCTCAAGCCCCGAACTTTGCGGGGTCCGTCAGCGAGCGATACGATTCCCTCGATGGATTTTCAGCCGAAAAGCGGACTGTGATCCATCGTGAAAACCGGACGTTCCGCTCGCTGGATCACGTCTCTCGACGGCCGGGGACGGGGCAGTTTCGCATCGAGGACATCACGGATAATCTGACGGCTCGGGAAATACAGGTCTCCGATGGGAACACGCTATGGATCTATACGCACGGCGAGAGCGAAGCGAAACGGATCGACGGCGTGAACACCTCTCGATCGCTCCCGTCGCGTCTCGATCGATTGTTTTCGGTTGTCGAACGCGGGGCTTCGGCGGACGGGACCACTCACGACATTGAACCACTGCCTTTCGTGCCGGAAGGAAGCGACCGGACGGATGGAACCGCCGGATCGATGGCAGTGAGTTACGAGGGGGTCGAAACCGTCGACGGTAGGCCGACGTACGTGTTGTCTCTACACTCCAACGCCACCACGGCGGGCGTCGTCGAGGACTTCGAGCAACGATTGTGGATCGACAAGGAGTGGTACGTTCCGCTCAAGCGGACGACCGAGTACGTCCGGGACGGCGACGCCGTTTCGATAACCGTCTCGTACCGAAACGTGACGTTCAATCCCGGCTTGCCCGCGGACACGTTCCAGTTTGACCCGCCATCGAACGTGACTGTCGTCGACGCCGATAGCACACGACAGGAGCAGTTCGTCGATATCGCCGGTCTCCGTGCTGTCGCGTCGTTTTCAGTTCCAGATCCGGACGTTCCCGAAACGTTCCGGCTGGTCGAAGCGACACAGACTGTGACCGACCGCGTCCGAAGTATCGGCCTCAAGTATGCGAACGAAACGGCTGTCCTGTCGGTCTCGAAGAGTAACCTCACCGGATACGTCCCGAATACGGACGGACAGGCGGTACCGGTCGGCGACTACGATGCAACGCTTCGCAACCTTGGCACCGAGTTGCGCGTCTCCTGGACGACGCCAAACGCCCGGTACTCGGTTGCCGGGAGCGGCGTTTCGAAGTCGGTACTCGTTGAGTTCGCCCGTTCCGTCGCAAGAGCGGACTCCTGA
- a CDS encoding DHH family phosphoesterase — MSSGITMATMSSYAILGCGSVGHAVAEELEMEGKDVLILDRDESRVEALRDQDLNAKTADIRDESIVDELADRDVVLILSSDVEANEVAVENLRTHNDEQFIVARASDPVSADDLSELGANVVINPSAVIADSALRALETGELEHKARQLAAVIDSTDERMAILIHRGPDPDSIASAVALQAIAEHRDVEADVIYEGEIGHHENRAFVNLLGLELVSSASVDLADYDTSALVDYAKSGELSSNVSGPIDIVIDHYEVETEMDAEFTDVRPNVSATSTILTKYVQEFDLSLDQEVATALLYGIRAETLDFKRDTTPADLTAAAYLYPFADHDTLEQVESPSMSPETLDVLAEAIRNRQVRGSHLVSNAGFIRDRDALTQAAQQLLNLEGITTTAVFAIADDTIYLAARSKDIRMNIGNVLEEAFSDIGETAGHSTDASVEIPLGIFTGIETSDDNRDTLLELTEEAVRSKLFEAMGVEGSDSSNGS, encoded by the coding sequence ATGAGTAGCGGAATCACGATGGCGACAATGTCTTCGTATGCTATCTTGGGGTGTGGAAGTGTCGGCCACGCCGTCGCGGAAGAACTCGAAATGGAAGGCAAAGACGTCCTCATTTTGGACCGCGACGAGAGCCGCGTCGAAGCCCTCCGAGATCAGGATCTCAATGCCAAGACCGCGGACATCCGTGACGAGTCGATCGTCGACGAACTCGCCGACCGGGACGTCGTGTTGATTCTCTCTTCGGACGTCGAGGCCAACGAGGTCGCCGTCGAGAACCTCCGGACACACAACGACGAGCAGTTCATCGTCGCCCGTGCATCCGATCCGGTATCTGCGGATGATCTTTCGGAACTCGGCGCGAACGTCGTCATCAATCCGTCTGCAGTGATCGCCGATTCGGCACTCCGCGCACTCGAAACCGGCGAACTCGAACATAAAGCCCGCCAGCTCGCTGCCGTCATTGATTCGACCGACGAGCGGATGGCGATCTTGATCCATCGCGGCCCCGATCCGGACTCGATCGCCAGTGCGGTCGCACTGCAGGCCATCGCCGAACACCGTGACGTCGAGGCGGATGTCATCTACGAGGGTGAGATCGGACATCACGAAAATCGCGCGTTCGTCAATCTTCTCGGTCTCGAACTCGTATCGAGCGCGTCGGTCGACCTCGCTGATTACGATACGTCCGCCCTCGTCGATTATGCGAAAAGCGGCGAACTCTCCTCGAACGTTTCCGGGCCGATCGACATCGTCATCGATCACTACGAGGTCGAAACCGAGATGGACGCTGAATTCACGGACGTCCGGCCCAACGTCTCGGCCACCTCGACCATCCTCACGAAATACGTCCAGGAGTTCGATCTCAGCCTCGATCAGGAAGTCGCTACCGCGCTTCTGTATGGCATTCGCGCCGAGACGCTTGACTTCAAGCGCGACACGACGCCGGCTGATCTGACTGCCGCTGCCTATCTGTATCCGTTCGCGGATCACGACACCCTCGAACAGGTCGAATCGCCGAGTATGAGTCCGGAGACGCTGGATGTCCTCGCCGAGGCGATCCGGAACCGACAGGTCCGCGGCAGTCACCTGGTCTCGAACGCGGGGTTCATCCGCGACCGCGACGCCCTCACCCAAGCCGCTCAACAACTCCTCAATCTCGAAGGGATCACGACGACTGCGGTGTTCGCTATCGCCGACGACACGATCTACCTGGCCGCCCGCTCGAAGGATATCCGGATGAACATTGGCAACGTCTTAGAGGAGGCCTTCAGCGACATCGGCGAAACCGCCGGGCACTCCACAGATGCCAGCGTCGAAATCCCACTCGGTATCTTTACCGGGATCGAAACGAGCGACGACAATCGGGACACTTTGCTCGAACTCACTGAGGAAGCCGTTCGGTCGAAGCTCTTCGAGGCGATGGGCGTCGAAGGAAGCGACAGTTCAAACGGAAGTTGA